Within Candidatus Cloacimonadota bacterium, the genomic segment CAGGTAACCGATCCGGTGAAAGCAGTTTACGAGATCAATAACCTTCCTAACGCGATCGAAAAACTTACCCAGACAACTTTGCGTAATGTCATCGGTGAACTGGAATTGGATAAGACTTTGACTTCTCGGGATACGATCAATTCCAAACTGCGGGATATTCTCGACGAAGCAACCGATAAATGGGGAGTAAAAGTCAACCGCGTCGAACTACAGGACATTAATCCTCCGCAGGAGATAAAGGTTGCGATGGAAAAACAGATGCGCGCCGAAAGAGACCGACGGGCAAAGATCCTGGAAGCTGAAGGTACAAAAAGATCACAAATATTGAAGGCTGAAGGAGAAAAAGAAGCAAAGATAGCACGAGCCGAAGGAGAAGCAAAAGCAAAGTTTCTTGTTGCTGAAGCCGAAGCCAAAGCCATTAAAAAAGTTGCGGAATCCGTGGAAGCAACCGGTACGGATCCGGCTCAATACCTGCTTGCCGTTAAATATATCAAAGCTTTCAATGATGTTGTTCAGAACAATGATAAAACTATTGTTGTTCCTTATGAATCATCTGCCATGCTCGGTTCTGTTAAAGCATTGGAAAAGATCTTTAAAAGTTAGTTTTCATCTGAAATAATTCATACTTCGAGTTACAGGGAACAAGCAGCGATGACTCGAGACAATCAATATATGCAATTTTTAATAAGACGTTAAATTTTTTAGCGTCTTTTTTTTATTTTAGAATCCGATATGGTTTAGTTTAATGGAGCATATTATCAATGAATAAAAACCAGAAGAAGTTTTTTTCAAAAAAGTCAGATAGAAAATCCGGAGCATTTTTAGATAGAGGTCGGGTTCTTGCCGACCATATTCTTGTTCCTTTATACCTTGCCAATATTTTTTCGTTATTTACTTTACCAATAGGAGTTTACTCCACTTTTGAAGTGTTAAGGTTTATCTTTGTATCCTTCGCAACTTTAATTTCCATAACGATCTGGTTTTTCTCCTTCCTAATCTCGACTGGCTGGCACGAACGCGGTCATTTTATCAAAGCTATCAAAGCCACTGTTTTGAAGAATAATAACGGATTAAAGAATGACTTGTCTGCTTTGGAAAATAAGTTTACAGAAAGAAAAAGCGGCTTTATTAGAAAATTATTCTTTAAGATCGAATTCAAAATAAAGAACAACTTACTCAATGATTTGATTGAACTTCGAACTGGAATTATTACTGGAGAAAAGAAAAATTTTTTCAAGAATCCGGTCTGGAATATCAGATATTTTATGTATAATCTGAAAATAGTTTTTTTGAGCCCTTTAGGATTATGTCCGGGCATAATTCGTAAAGGTTTGA encodes:
- a CDS encoding SPFH/Band 7/PHB domain protein — encoded protein: QVTDPVKAVYEINNLPNAIEKLTQTTLRNVIGELELDKTLTSRDTINSKLRDILDEATDKWGVKVNRVELQDINPPQEIKVAMEKQMRAERDRRAKILEAEGTKRSQILKAEGEKEAKIARAEGEAKAKFLVAEAEAKAIKKVAESVEATGTDPAQYLLAVKYIKAFNDVVQNNDKTIVVPYESSAMLGSVKALEKIFKS